From a region of the Trueperaceae bacterium genome:
- a CDS encoding LapA family protein produces the protein MRFKGVLITLVAVLGLLFALLNWELLFQPTPVNLLLGTVEMPLGFSLLLFALAVSLLFFLAALWERARQLQQVTHQERVIENLQARLERKRTEDIEALDSSLRDRIDTIRQQIETDTGRVEANLKETLGDLEGRLGERMDMVQERVVLVRNELAADIGELEDRMQRERVQPNRDGA, from the coding sequence ATGAGGTTCAAGGGAGTTCTGATCACGCTCGTGGCAGTGTTGGGCCTGCTCTTCGCCCTGCTGAACTGGGAACTGCTCTTCCAACCAACGCCCGTCAACCTGCTTCTCGGCACCGTCGAGATGCCGCTCGGCTTCTCGCTGCTTCTGTTCGCCCTGGCCGTGAGCCTGCTCTTCTTCCTGGCCGCCCTGTGGGAGAGGGCTCGGCAGCTTCAGCAGGTCACTCACCAGGAGCGCGTGATCGAGAATCTTCAAGCGAGGCTGGAGAGAAAGCGAACCGAGGACATCGAGGCGCTCGACTCCTCTCTGCGCGACCGGATAGACACGATCAGGCAGCAGATCGAGACCGACACCGGGCGGGTCGAGGCGAACCTCAAGGAGACGCTGGGCGACCTCGAGGGGCGGTTGGGCGAACGGATGGACATGGTCCAGGAGCGGGTCGTCCTCGTTCGCAACGAACTGGCTGCCGACATAGGCGAACTCGAGGACAGGATGCAGAGGGAACGGGTGCAGCCCAACCGGGACGGCGCCTGA
- a CDS encoding iron-sulfur cluster assembly protein: protein MSGNLDKESLREQILEALKVVKDPEIPVNVVDLGLIYDVRIDDEGAVDIDMTLTSMGCPVQDMIEADAELAAMKVEGVRRVNVEFVWSPPWSPQKMSDDGKKQMRMFGFNI from the coding sequence ATGAGCGGAAATCTGGACAAGGAGAGCCTGAGGGAACAGATCCTCGAGGCGCTCAAGGTCGTCAAGGACCCTGAGATCCCCGTGAACGTCGTCGACCTCGGCCTCATATACGACGTGCGTATCGACGACGAAGGCGCGGTGGACATCGACATGACCCTCACCAGCATGGGCTGCCCCGTCCAGGACATGATCGAGGCGGACGCCGAGCTCGCGGCGATGAAGGTCGAGGGCGTGCGGCGGGTGAACGTCGAGTTCGTCTGGTCGCCCCCCTGGTCGCCTCAGAAGATGTCCGACGACGGCAAGAAGCAGATGAGGATGTTCGGCTTCAACATCTGA
- a CDS encoding 23S rRNA (pseudouridine(1915)-N(3))-methyltransferase RlmH, with protein sequence MRYRIAAVGKLRRGFYASACDFYLKRLQAFGRAEVVEVKEGRGAAAEQVRRAEADSLLQAVEGRLIALDERGRGFTSRELAGRLSDLEIAGESSMTVVVGGADGLHRRVREAAQETWSLSPLTMPHELARLVLLEQLYRAETIRAGHPYHRD encoded by the coding sequence GTGCGCTACCGGATAGCGGCCGTCGGCAAATTGCGTAGAGGCTTCTACGCGAGCGCCTGCGACTTCTACCTGAAGAGGCTGCAGGCGTTCGGCCGGGCGGAAGTGGTAGAGGTGAAGGAAGGTCGCGGCGCCGCTGCCGAGCAGGTCCGCCGCGCCGAAGCGGATTCGCTCCTCCAGGCGGTCGAAGGCAGGCTGATCGCCCTCGACGAACGGGGCAGAGGCTTCACCAGCCGAGAGTTGGCCGGCCGACTGAGCGATCTGGAGATCGCCGGCGAGAGCAGCATGACGGTCGTCGTTGGTGGCGCCGATGGTCTTCACCGTCGGGTGAGAGAAGCCGCGCAGGAAACGTGGAGTCTCTCCCCTCTGACCATGCCCCACGAACTGGCCCGCCTGGTGCTCCTCGAGCAGCTCTACCGGGCAGAAACGATAAGGGCAGGTCACCCCTATCACCGCGACTGA
- the thyX gene encoding FAD-dependent thymidylate synthase: protein MARNNAPEADALLDNPIKVLDHGFVRLIDYLGNDDRIVQAARVSYGEGTKSVREDAALIDYLLRNRHTSPFEMVELTLHIKAPIFVARQWMRHRSASLNEISGRYSVLADEFYLPTPDQVRAQGKRSRQVGEGSIEPSAARRASDSFDSALRRSYETYEALLADGVAREMAREVLPVGLYTEFYWKQDLHNLFHFLRLRMDWHAQFEIRAYGDAVAQCARAVAPRAYEAFEEHILHGRSLSRGELELVRGAIDKEKLAKALQESGLRASRQRELLGKLDLEDVPVKAKPKQNAEPVGDEN from the coding sequence ATGGCCCGCAACAACGCACCCGAGGCGGACGCCCTCCTTGACAATCCGATCAAGGTCCTCGACCACGGCTTCGTACGCCTCATCGACTATCTTGGCAACGACGACAGGATCGTCCAGGCCGCACGAGTTTCCTACGGAGAAGGCACCAAGTCCGTTCGCGAGGATGCCGCCCTCATCGACTACCTGCTGCGCAACCGGCATACGTCGCCGTTCGAGATGGTCGAGTTGACGCTGCACATCAAGGCGCCGATCTTCGTGGCAAGGCAGTGGATGCGACACAGATCGGCGTCGCTCAATGAAATCAGCGGCCGCTATTCCGTCCTGGCCGACGAATTCTACCTTCCGACGCCCGATCAGGTACGCGCCCAGGGCAAACGCAGCCGGCAGGTCGGTGAAGGCTCGATCGAGCCATCGGCGGCACGACGGGCCAGCGACTCGTTCGACAGCGCCTTGCGCAGGAGCTACGAGACCTACGAGGCGCTCCTGGCCGATGGCGTCGCCCGCGAGATGGCACGCGAAGTCCTGCCCGTGGGCCTCTACACCGAGTTCTACTGGAAGCAGGATCTGCACAACCTCTTCCACTTCCTGCGGTTGCGCATGGACTGGCACGCCCAGTTCGAGATACGAGCCTACGGCGATGCGGTGGCGCAGTGCGCCCGGGCGGTAGCGCCCCGGGCTTACGAAGCGTTCGAGGAACACATCCTCCACGGCCGTTCGTTGTCGAGAGGTGAGCTCGAGCTGGTGCGCGGGGCGATAGACAAGGAGAAGCTAGCCAAAGCGCTGCAAGAGAGCGGCTTGCGGGCGAGCCGGCAGAGGGAGCTGTTGGGCAAGTTGGACCTGGAGGACGTTCCGGTCAAGGCGAAACCCAAACAGAATGCAGAACCTGTCGGCGACGAGAACTGA